In Phycisphaerae bacterium, a single window of DNA contains:
- a CDS encoding radical SAM protein: MPQTLPQFQHHPRDWRANYYVYPVISRRSRGLSIGVNLNPDTACNFDCIYCQVDRTVVPRVRDVDPQRLRVELKEMLRLATSGELFQDPAFAEVPGDLQRINDIAFSGDGEPTTCPLFAECVQIAAECKSAAGLENAKIILITDACYLTRPSVARGLRILDENNGEIWAKLDAGTEEYYRVVNRPNYPLKHVVEQISAAARVRPVVIQALFLRLDGEPPPRAELDAFCDRLLEVIAGGGRISLVQIYTVARRPAESYVTALSDEQVDAIAETVTSRTRLPVERYYGA, from the coding sequence ATGCCGCAGACGTTACCCCAATTTCAGCATCATCCCCGCGACTGGCGGGCCAATTACTACGTCTACCCGGTCATCTCCCGGCGGAGCCGGGGTCTGAGTATCGGGGTAAATCTCAATCCGGACACGGCCTGCAACTTCGACTGCATTTACTGCCAGGTGGACCGCACCGTGGTTCCGCGGGTTCGCGACGTCGATCCCCAGCGCTTGCGGGTGGAGTTGAAGGAGATGCTGCGGCTGGCGACATCCGGCGAACTGTTTCAAGATCCGGCGTTTGCCGAGGTTCCCGGAGACTTGCAGCGCATCAACGATATCGCTTTCTCGGGCGACGGCGAGCCCACGACGTGCCCGCTGTTCGCGGAATGCGTGCAGATCGCGGCGGAGTGCAAGTCTGCCGCCGGTCTCGAAAACGCAAAGATCATCCTGATTACCGACGCCTGCTATCTGACGCGGCCGAGCGTTGCACGCGGGCTGCGCATTCTTGACGAAAACAACGGCGAAATCTGGGCCAAGCTGGATGCGGGAACGGAGGAATACTATCGCGTCGTCAATCGGCCGAACTACCCGCTGAAGCATGTGGTCGAACAGATTAGCGCGGCCGCCCGGGTTCGACCGGTCGTAATTCAGGCCCTGTTCCTTCGGTTGGATGGCGAGCCGCCGCCGCGCGCGGAGCTCGACGCGTTCTGCGATCGACTTCTGGAGGTCATTGCGGGAGGGGGGCGGATCAGCCTCGTGCAAATCTACACCGTGGCCCGCCGCCCGGCGGAGTCGTACGTCACGGCACTTTCGGACGAACAAGTGGACGCCATCGCGGAGACGGTGACATCTCGAACGCGTCTGCCCGTAGAGCGATATTACGGCGCGTAA
- a CDS encoding ABC transporter substrate-binding protein has product MKKRTLTLGHSPDPDDAFMFFGLARERIDTRGWSFEHVLQDIQTLNERARRGELDITAISIHAYPYVADRYALTECGSSMGDGYGPMVVAREACSVEELRGRRIAVPGEMTTAFLALNLLLGRGSFEHEVIMFDRILEHVAAGRADAGLIIHEGQLTYQQHRLVKIVDLGEWWKQSTGLPLPLGGNCIRRDFGLEAMQEVAEVLKESIQYSLDHREEAVRHALQYARDMGVELADRFVGMYVNEWTIGYGETGRKSVRELLRRGAEAGIVPAVADIDFIG; this is encoded by the coding sequence ATGAAGAAGCGAACTTTGACTCTCGGCCACAGTCCTGATCCCGACGACGCCTTCATGTTCTTCGGGCTCGCCAGGGAGCGCATCGACACCCGCGGGTGGTCGTTTGAGCACGTCCTCCAGGACATTCAGACGCTCAACGAGCGGGCCCGACGCGGGGAGCTGGATATCACCGCCATCAGCATTCACGCCTACCCCTATGTGGCCGACCGGTACGCCCTGACGGAGTGCGGATCGAGCATGGGCGACGGATACGGTCCGATGGTGGTGGCGCGAGAAGCGTGCAGCGTGGAGGAACTCCGCGGGCGGCGGATCGCCGTACCCGGTGAAATGACCACCGCCTTCCTGGCGCTGAACCTGCTGCTCGGCCGAGGGAGCTTCGAGCATGAAGTCATCATGTTCGATCGCATTCTCGAACATGTGGCTGCGGGGCGAGCGGACGCCGGATTGATCATCCACGAGGGGCAGTTGACCTACCAGCAACATCGGCTGGTCAAGATCGTGGACCTGGGAGAGTGGTGGAAGCAGTCCACCGGATTGCCGCTGCCGCTGGGCGGAAACTGCATCCGCCGTGATTTCGGCCTGGAAGCGATGCAGGAGGTCGCGGAGGTGCTGAAAGAGAGCATCCAGTACAGCCTGGACCATCGCGAAGAGGCGGTCAGGCACGCCTTGCAGTATGCGCGGGACATGGGAGTGGAACTGGCCGATCGCTTCGTGGGCATGTACGTCAATGAATGGACCATTGGCTACGGCGAGACGGGCCGGAAGTCGGTTCGGGAACTGCTCCGCCGCGGCGCCGAGGCGGGGATCGTTCCTGCCGTCGCAGACATTGACTTCATAGGCTAA
- a CDS encoding propionyl-CoA synthetase: MSHGDYERAYRRSIEQPAAFWTDAAQAIHWDRKWEHVLDSSGKPFYRWFAGGMLNTCYNALDRHVEAGRADQPALIHDSPVTDSVRRMTYRELRDEVALFAGALRGQGVEKGDRVVIYMPMVPEAVIAMLACARIGAIHSVVFGGFASKELATRIDDAKPKLIVSASCGIEGKRVIEYKPLLDRAIDLARFKPARCIILLRPQARAELFAGRDVEWKSATSSASPAPCVPVEATDPLYILYTSGTTGIPKGVVRDNGGHAVALRWSMENIYGVKPGEVYWAASDIGWVVGHSYIIYAPLLTGCTTILYEGKPVGTPDPGAFWRVIRDHKVNVLFTAPTAFRAIKREDPQGTYIGKYDISSLRYLFLAGERCDPDTLNWAQERLGVPVVDHWWQTETGWAIASNCVGLELLPIKPGSPTKAVPGYDVRIVDESGNAVSDGKIGNIVVRLPLPPGCLATLWNNDAGYESSYLRSYPGYYMTSDAGFRDEQGYLYIMSRTDDIINVAGHRLSTGGMEEVLAAHPDVAECAVVGVADELKGEVPVGFVVLKAGVRRKSAEIEKELVSLIREKIGPVASFKTAMVVQRLPKTRSGKILRGTIKHIAEGSEYKVPATIDDPVILDEITVALQGAGYPHAKKPAGVG; the protein is encoded by the coding sequence ATGAGCCACGGTGACTATGAGCGGGCATACCGTCGGTCGATTGAACAGCCCGCGGCATTCTGGACGGATGCCGCTCAGGCCATCCACTGGGATCGGAAGTGGGAGCATGTCCTCGACAGCAGCGGCAAACCGTTCTACCGCTGGTTTGCGGGCGGCATGCTGAATACGTGCTACAACGCGCTGGATCGGCACGTGGAGGCCGGACGGGCGGATCAGCCCGCACTCATCCACGACAGCCCCGTGACGGATTCCGTGCGGCGGATGACGTATCGCGAGCTGCGCGACGAGGTGGCGCTATTCGCCGGAGCGCTGCGAGGCCAAGGGGTCGAGAAGGGTGACCGCGTCGTCATCTACATGCCCATGGTGCCCGAGGCGGTCATTGCCATGCTGGCCTGCGCACGGATCGGCGCCATCCACTCCGTGGTATTCGGCGGATTCGCTTCGAAGGAGCTGGCGACGCGCATCGACGATGCCAAGCCAAAGCTGATCGTGTCGGCGTCGTGCGGCATCGAAGGCAAGCGCGTGATCGAATACAAGCCGCTGCTGGATCGGGCCATCGACCTGGCCCGCTTCAAGCCGGCGCGCTGCATCATCCTGCTACGTCCGCAAGCACGGGCGGAACTGTTCGCCGGGCGCGATGTCGAATGGAAGTCGGCGACTTCGTCCGCCTCGCCGGCGCCTTGCGTGCCGGTTGAAGCCACCGATCCGCTCTACATCCTGTACACGTCCGGCACAACGGGGATTCCCAAGGGCGTGGTCCGAGACAACGGCGGGCACGCCGTGGCCCTGCGCTGGAGCATGGAGAACATCTACGGCGTGAAACCGGGCGAGGTGTACTGGGCGGCGTCGGACATCGGATGGGTCGTAGGCCATTCGTACATCATCTATGCCCCGCTGCTGACGGGATGCACGACGATTCTCTACGAGGGTAAGCCCGTGGGAACGCCCGATCCCGGCGCGTTCTGGCGGGTGATCCGCGACCACAAGGTGAATGTGCTGTTCACGGCACCGACGGCCTTCCGGGCGATCAAGCGGGAGGACCCGCAGGGCACGTACATTGGCAAGTATGACATCTCCTCGTTGCGATACTTGTTCCTGGCCGGGGAGCGCTGCGATCCGGATACCCTGAACTGGGCGCAGGAGCGGCTGGGTGTGCCCGTGGTGGACCACTGGTGGCAGACGGAAACCGGTTGGGCGATCGCGTCCAACTGCGTTGGTCTGGAGCTGCTGCCGATCAAGCCGGGCTCGCCGACCAAGGCCGTTCCGGGTTACGACGTCCGAATCGTAGACGAATCGGGAAACGCCGTCTCCGACGGAAAAATCGGGAACATCGTGGTCAGACTCCCCCTTCCGCCGGGGTGCCTGGCAACCCTCTGGAACAACGACGCCGGTTACGAGTCCTCCTACCTCCGCAGTTACCCCGGGTATTACATGACATCCGATGCGGGATTCCGCGATGAGCAGGGGTACCTGTACATCATGAGCCGCACCGACGACATCATCAACGTCGCCGGTCACCGCCTCTCCACAGGCGGAATGGAAGAAGTGCTCGCGGCGCATCCTGACGTGGCGGAATGTGCCGTTGTCGGCGTGGCCGACGAACTCAAGGGCGAGGTCCCGGTCGGTTTCGTCGTGCTCAAGGCGGGTGTTCGGCGCAAGTCGGCGGAGATCGAAAAGGAACTCGTATCCCTGATCCGCGAGAAAATCGGACCGGTCGCATCCTTCAAGACGGCCATGGTCGTGCAGCGCCTGCCCAAAACGCGCTCGGGGAAAATCCTTCGCGGGACGATCAAGCACATCGCGGAGGGGTCGGAGTACAAGGTTCCGGCGACGATCGACGACCCGGTGATTCTCGACGAGATCACGGTGGCGCTGCAGGGCGCGGGGTATCCGCACGCAAAGAAGCCCGCGGGCGTGGGCTAG
- a CDS encoding SEC-C domain-containing protein, whose product MRESVMPGGHGPGEDRYFRKQEKEKAYAKQLPGEDEEPLPPPVEPIKADEKPDRNAPCPCGSGKKYKKCCGAEKD is encoded by the coding sequence ATGAGGGAGTCAGTCATGCCAGGTGGACATGGTCCGGGCGAGGATCGCTACTTCCGTAAGCAGGAAAAGGAGAAGGCGTACGCCAAGCAGCTCCCGGGAGAAGACGAGGAGCCGCTTCCGCCGCCGGTGGAGCCGATCAAGGCCGACGAGAAGCCCGATCGCAACGCCCCCTGCCCCTGCGGCAGCGGGAAGAAATACAAGAAATGCTGCGGGGCCGAGAAGGATTGA
- a CDS encoding cupin domain-containing protein, with product MNKLNLSEVFDRITEPWRPRVVCELNGQQVRAAKMLGAFDWHHHDNEDELFLVVRGRFRMEFRDRQVWVEEGEMIVVRRGTEHRPVAEEEACVLLFEPGTTVNTGNVRSERTVLKPDPI from the coding sequence ATGAACAAGTTGAATCTCAGCGAGGTCTTCGACCGCATCACTGAGCCCTGGCGGCCGCGGGTCGTCTGCGAGCTCAACGGGCAGCAGGTGCGGGCGGCCAAGATGCTCGGAGCGTTCGACTGGCATCATCACGACAACGAGGACGAACTCTTCCTGGTCGTACGCGGGCGGTTCCGCATGGAGTTTCGCGACCGGCAGGTGTGGGTGGAAGAGGGAGAGATGATCGTCGTCCGGCGTGGGACGGAGCACCGGCCGGTGGCGGAGGAGGAAGCCTGCGTGCTGCTATTCGAGCCGGGCACGACGGTCAACACGGGGAATGTACGAAGCGAACGGACGGTGCTGAAGCCGGATCCGATTTGA
- the kbl gene encoding glycine C-acetyltransferase yields the protein MFTKMKDDLQRELAAIREAGLYKEERLILTPQAADIRVRYPESAPPKDVINFCANNYLGLSSHPKVIEAARKALDTHGFGLSSVRFICGTQDIHKQLEQKISKFLGTEDTILFAACFDANGGLFEPLLGADDAIITDQLNHASIIDGIRLCKAKRHIYKNNDMAELEARLVETKAARYRMIATDGAFSMDGTVAQVDKICDLAEKYDALVMVDDCHCTGFMGRTGRGSAEHCGAMGRVDVITSTLGKALGGASGGFTSGRREIIELLRQRSRPYLFSNTVSPVVIGASIAVIDLLSESTQLRDKLEANTKRFRKGMTEAGFDIKPGEHPIVPIMLYNAKLAQNVARDLYAEGIYVIGFFYPVVGKGLARIRVQLSAGHEFRHIDRAIEAFAKVGKKYGILGMKKEEIVAKYGE from the coding sequence ATGTTCACGAAAATGAAAGATGATCTCCAACGCGAGCTGGCCGCGATCCGCGAGGCCGGTCTGTACAAGGAGGAGCGGCTGATTCTCACGCCGCAGGCGGCCGACATCCGCGTGCGCTATCCGGAGTCGGCTCCGCCCAAGGATGTCATCAACTTCTGCGCCAACAACTACCTGGGGCTCTCCTCACACCCTAAGGTCATCGAGGCGGCGCGAAAGGCGCTGGACACGCACGGCTTCGGGCTCTCCAGCGTGCGCTTCATCTGCGGTACGCAGGATATCCACAAGCAACTCGAACAGAAGATCAGCAAGTTCCTCGGCACCGAAGATACCATCCTCTTCGCGGCCTGCTTCGACGCCAACGGCGGGCTCTTTGAGCCGCTGCTCGGAGCCGACGACGCCATCATCACCGATCAACTCAACCACGCATCGATCATCGACGGCATCCGCCTGTGCAAGGCCAAGCGGCACATCTACAAGAACAACGACATGGCCGAACTGGAAGCGCGGCTCGTCGAGACCAAAGCCGCCCGCTACCGCATGATCGCCACCGACGGAGCGTTCAGCATGGACGGGACCGTCGCGCAGGTGGACAAGATCTGCGACCTGGCGGAGAAGTACGACGCACTGGTCATGGTGGATGACTGCCACTGCACGGGTTTCATGGGTCGCACCGGACGGGGGTCGGCCGAGCACTGCGGGGCGATGGGCCGGGTCGATGTCATCACCTCGACACTCGGCAAGGCGCTGGGCGGCGCGAGCGGCGGGTTCACCAGCGGGCGGAGGGAGATCATCGAATTGCTGAGGCAGCGGTCGCGGCCGTACCTCTTCAGCAATACGGTTTCGCCGGTGGTGATCGGGGCAAGCATCGCGGTAATCGACCTGCTGAGCGAATCGACGCAGCTTCGCGACAAGCTGGAAGCGAACACAAAGCGCTTCCGCAAGGGCATGACCGAGGCCGGGTTCGACATCAAGCCCGGCGAACATCCCATCGTGCCCATCATGCTGTACAACGCCAAGCTCGCCCAGAACGTGGCCCGCGACCTCTACGCCGAGGGCATCTACGTCATCGGCTTCTTCTATCCCGTCGTGGGCAAGGGTCTGGCGCGGATTCGCGTGCAACTTTCGGCCGGGCATGAGTTCCGGCACATCGACCGGGCGATCGAGGCGTTCGCCAAAGTGGGAAAGAAGTACGGTATTCTGGGGATGAAGAAGGAGGAGATTGTGGCGAAGTATGGGGAGTAG
- a CDS encoding FKBP-type peptidyl-prolyl cis-trans isomerase — protein sequence MRRVCFFQFLFAASLISASPMAHAEEEPFPFASSLNDPVPTDTQGREFTELPSGLKYIDLKVGDGRSPTDECAVTIGYTGWLEDGRVFDSSSPGQPSTVAFKGLIPGWQMALETMKEGGKRQVILPPHLAYGSQGRKEVPPNATVMFEFELVKVTPFPKLKPVPSGVEEHRAVFEIKFWDIEVGTGPSPVGNERVVMKYTMYEKDGTILDTSVKKDIPVTVSLDQLFPGWREMMYTMKVGGKRRFEIPPPLAAGREGVKDWIPPNTTLVVDVELLGIEPELP from the coding sequence GTGAGACGAGTGTGTTTTTTCCAGTTCTTGTTTGCGGCATCATTGATTTCAGCATCGCCCATGGCCCATGCGGAGGAGGAACCATTTCCTTTCGCGTCGAGCCTCAACGATCCGGTGCCGACGGATACGCAGGGGCGGGAATTCACAGAGCTTCCGTCCGGGCTGAAGTACATCGATTTGAAGGTCGGAGACGGGCGGTCGCCGACGGACGAATGCGCGGTAACGATCGGATACACGGGCTGGCTGGAGGACGGACGCGTTTTCGATTCCTCATCCCCGGGCCAGCCGTCGACGGTGGCCTTCAAGGGACTGATACCCGGGTGGCAGATGGCACTCGAGACCATGAAGGAGGGCGGCAAGCGGCAGGTGATTCTCCCACCGCATCTGGCCTACGGATCGCAGGGACGCAAGGAGGTGCCGCCAAACGCCACGGTGATGTTCGAGTTTGAACTGGTCAAGGTCACACCCTTCCCCAAGCTCAAGCCCGTTCCATCAGGGGTTGAAGAGCACCGGGCGGTCTTCGAGATCAAGTTCTGGGATATCGAGGTCGGCACGGGCCCCAGTCCTGTCGGAAATGAGCGCGTCGTCATGAAGTACACGATGTACGAGAAGGACGGGACCATTCTGGATACTTCCGTCAAGAAAGACATCCCTGTTACCGTATCGCTCGATCAACTCTTCCCCGGCTGGCGGGAAATGATGTACACGATGAAGGTGGGCGGAAAGCGACGTTTCGAGATTCCTCCGCCGCTGGCCGCGGGACGCGAGGGCGTCAAGGACTGGATTCCGCCGAACACAACGCTGGTCGTAGACGTGGAGCTGTTGGGCATCGAGCCGGAATTGCCGTAG
- a CDS encoding CAP domain-containing protein, with protein sequence MLTSGTIRWAFGCLLLLTATGCFPPDQAGIEPDTSASRCVEPEDEDVLADQVLQLVNLERAGAGKSPVVFDPVLTDVADVYACRMADEGFFGHYDPVTGHGPADRAVAGKYRFYSVGENLAAGQRTPAEVVRVWMESPAHRDVILDNRWQDVGVAVRYGGQHGIYWVLEFGEPLE encoded by the coding sequence GTGTTGACCTCTGGAACCATTCGCTGGGCTTTCGGCTGTCTCCTGCTCCTGACGGCTACGGGCTGCTTCCCGCCGGACCAGGCGGGCATCGAGCCGGACACTTCGGCCTCGCGCTGCGTCGAGCCGGAGGATGAAGACGTCCTCGCCGACCAGGTCCTCCAATTGGTCAACCTGGAGCGGGCCGGGGCGGGAAAGAGCCCTGTCGTTTTCGATCCCGTTCTGACGGATGTCGCCGATGTTTACGCTTGTCGAATGGCCGACGAGGGCTTCTTCGGTCACTATGATCCAGTAACGGGACACGGTCCGGCCGATCGCGCGGTCGCCGGCAAGTACCGCTTCTATTCCGTGGGCGAGAACCTCGCGGCCGGGCAGCGAACGCCGGCCGAAGTCGTTCGCGTCTGGATGGAAAGCCCCGCCCATCGCGATGTCATCCTCGACAACCGGTGGCAGGATGTCGGGGTCGCCGTTCGCTACGGCGGACAGCACGGCATCTACTGGGTGCTCGAATTCGGCGAGCCGCTCGAGTAA